The Diachasmimorpha longicaudata isolate KC_UGA_2023 chromosome 14, iyDiaLong2, whole genome shotgun sequence genome includes a region encoding these proteins:
- the LOC135169185 gene encoding tubulointerstitial nephritis antigen-like isoform X2 — protein MRNSKLAMSRDSSLTLKASLLILGSLSIAHAMPDYSGLPPGPYCAGRYATGRCCAGRQDDCSAPILSTTCYCDDFCNRTREEDCCPDYWSHCKLITLPTIDPPISEIRQCFYEGKYYRHGDTFKSNCNTCKCSSLGIAAKVLCEENRCLIDVDLLEELANQRDLGWRPGNYSEFWGRTLLQGIELRLGTLNPSRSVSKMHPVKRHYNPDALPREFDARLTWPRDISSVKDQGWCGASWAVSTAQVASDRFALMSKGAEAVYLSAQNLISCNNRGQQGCSGGYLDRAWFYMRKFGVVDEGCYRWSGINDKCKIRKRTNLKAAGCRRPPNPLRTELYKVGPAYRLGNETDIMQEIIISGPVQATMRVHQDFFTYQTGIYRHSRVAEIYPSGYHSVRIVGWGESLNYNYPPTKYWIVANSWGSDWGENGFFKIQKGIDECEIESYVLGIWPKTVPTN, from the exons atgagaaatagcAAATTAGC AATGTCACGAGACTCTAGTTTAACACTCAAGGCAAGTCTCCTTATCCTCGGATCGTTATCGATTGCACATGCAATGCCAGATTATTCGGGACTACCCCCGGGGCCTTACTGCGCGGGACGATACGCCACCGGGAGATGCTGTGCGGGAAGACAAGACGATTGCAGTGCTCCTATTTTGAGTACAACCTGCTACTGCGATGATTTCTGTAACAGAACAAGGGAAGAGGACTGCTGCCCTGATTACTGGTCCCATTGTAAACTAATTACCCTCCCCACCATTGATCCACCGATCAGCGAAATAAGAC AATGTTTCTACGAGGGAAAATATTACAGACATGGTGACACTTTCAAATCCAATTGCAATACGTG CAAGTGTTCGTCGTTAGGTATTGCTGCAAAAGTTCTCTGCGAAGAAAACAGATGTCTAATAGACGTGGATTTGTTGGAAGAGTTGGCGAATCAGAGGGACTTGGGCTGGAGGCCAGGAAATTATTCGGAATTCTGGGGTCGAACTCTCCTCCAGGGAATCGAATTGCGATTGGGAACGTTGAATCCTTCCAGATCG GTCTCCAAGATGCACCCAGTGAAGAGACACTACAACCCGGACGCCCTTCCACGAGAATTCGATGCGAGACTGACATGGCCAAGAGATATATCCAGTGTCAAGGATCAAGGATGGTGCGGAGCCTCGTGGGCTGTTTCTACTGCTCAGGTTGCGTCAGACAGATTCGCATTGATGAGCAAAGGCGCCGAGGCGGTTTATCTCAGTGCacagaatttaatttcatgtaATAATAGGGGCCAGCAGGGATGCAGTGGGGGATACCTAGACCGTGCGTGGTTCTACATGAGGAAATTCGG GGTGGTTGATGAGGGGTGTTACCGATGGTCTGGCATAAACGACAAATGCAAAATCCGGAAACGAACAAATCTAAAAGCAGCGGGTTGCCGACGCCCCCCTAATCCTTTAAGGACCGAATTATACAAAGTTGGTCCTGCATATCGTCTTGGAAACGAGACGGACATAATGCAGGAAATTATCATATCGGGACCAGTCCAAG CTACTATGAGAGTCCACCAGGACTTCTTCACATATCAGACAGGAATATACCGACACTCGAGAGTCGCCGAAATTTACCCCTCTGGCTACCACTCTGTGCGAATAGTGGGATGGGGAGAGTCCCTGAATTACAATTATCCACCAACCAAATATTGG ATTGTCGCCAACTCTTGGGGCTCCGACTGGGGTGAAAATGGtttcttcaaaattcaaaaagGAATAGACGAGTGTGAAATCGAGTCTTACGTGTTAGGAATTTGGCCAAAAACTGTTCCAACTAATTAA
- the LOC135169185 gene encoding tubulointerstitial nephritis antigen-like isoform X1 has protein sequence MKEFKPRGTLMSRDSSLTLKASLLILGSLSIAHAMPDYSGLPPGPYCAGRYATGRCCAGRQDDCSAPILSTTCYCDDFCNRTREEDCCPDYWSHCKLITLPTIDPPISEIRQCFYEGKYYRHGDTFKSNCNTCKCSSLGIAAKVLCEENRCLIDVDLLEELANQRDLGWRPGNYSEFWGRTLLQGIELRLGTLNPSRSVSKMHPVKRHYNPDALPREFDARLTWPRDISSVKDQGWCGASWAVSTAQVASDRFALMSKGAEAVYLSAQNLISCNNRGQQGCSGGYLDRAWFYMRKFGVVDEGCYRWSGINDKCKIRKRTNLKAAGCRRPPNPLRTELYKVGPAYRLGNETDIMQEIIISGPVQATMRVHQDFFTYQTGIYRHSRVAEIYPSGYHSVRIVGWGESLNYNYPPTKYWIVANSWGSDWGENGFFKIQKGIDECEIESYVLGIWPKTVPTN, from the exons ATGAAGGAGTTCAAGCCGCGAGGCACTTT AATGTCACGAGACTCTAGTTTAACACTCAAGGCAAGTCTCCTTATCCTCGGATCGTTATCGATTGCACATGCAATGCCAGATTATTCGGGACTACCCCCGGGGCCTTACTGCGCGGGACGATACGCCACCGGGAGATGCTGTGCGGGAAGACAAGACGATTGCAGTGCTCCTATTTTGAGTACAACCTGCTACTGCGATGATTTCTGTAACAGAACAAGGGAAGAGGACTGCTGCCCTGATTACTGGTCCCATTGTAAACTAATTACCCTCCCCACCATTGATCCACCGATCAGCGAAATAAGAC AATGTTTCTACGAGGGAAAATATTACAGACATGGTGACACTTTCAAATCCAATTGCAATACGTG CAAGTGTTCGTCGTTAGGTATTGCTGCAAAAGTTCTCTGCGAAGAAAACAGATGTCTAATAGACGTGGATTTGTTGGAAGAGTTGGCGAATCAGAGGGACTTGGGCTGGAGGCCAGGAAATTATTCGGAATTCTGGGGTCGAACTCTCCTCCAGGGAATCGAATTGCGATTGGGAACGTTGAATCCTTCCAGATCG GTCTCCAAGATGCACCCAGTGAAGAGACACTACAACCCGGACGCCCTTCCACGAGAATTCGATGCGAGACTGACATGGCCAAGAGATATATCCAGTGTCAAGGATCAAGGATGGTGCGGAGCCTCGTGGGCTGTTTCTACTGCTCAGGTTGCGTCAGACAGATTCGCATTGATGAGCAAAGGCGCCGAGGCGGTTTATCTCAGTGCacagaatttaatttcatgtaATAATAGGGGCCAGCAGGGATGCAGTGGGGGATACCTAGACCGTGCGTGGTTCTACATGAGGAAATTCGG GGTGGTTGATGAGGGGTGTTACCGATGGTCTGGCATAAACGACAAATGCAAAATCCGGAAACGAACAAATCTAAAAGCAGCGGGTTGCCGACGCCCCCCTAATCCTTTAAGGACCGAATTATACAAAGTTGGTCCTGCATATCGTCTTGGAAACGAGACGGACATAATGCAGGAAATTATCATATCGGGACCAGTCCAAG CTACTATGAGAGTCCACCAGGACTTCTTCACATATCAGACAGGAATATACCGACACTCGAGAGTCGCCGAAATTTACCCCTCTGGCTACCACTCTGTGCGAATAGTGGGATGGGGAGAGTCCCTGAATTACAATTATCCACCAACCAAATATTGG ATTGTCGCCAACTCTTGGGGCTCCGACTGGGGTGAAAATGGtttcttcaaaattcaaaaagGAATAGACGAGTGTGAAATCGAGTCTTACGTGTTAGGAATTTGGCCAAAAACTGTTCCAACTAATTAA
- the LOC135169185 gene encoding tubulointerstitial nephritis antigen-like isoform X3, producing MSRDSSLTLKASLLILGSLSIAHAMPDYSGLPPGPYCAGRYATGRCCAGRQDDCSAPILSTTCYCDDFCNRTREEDCCPDYWSHCKLITLPTIDPPISEIRQCFYEGKYYRHGDTFKSNCNTCKCSSLGIAAKVLCEENRCLIDVDLLEELANQRDLGWRPGNYSEFWGRTLLQGIELRLGTLNPSRSVSKMHPVKRHYNPDALPREFDARLTWPRDISSVKDQGWCGASWAVSTAQVASDRFALMSKGAEAVYLSAQNLISCNNRGQQGCSGGYLDRAWFYMRKFGVVDEGCYRWSGINDKCKIRKRTNLKAAGCRRPPNPLRTELYKVGPAYRLGNETDIMQEIIISGPVQATMRVHQDFFTYQTGIYRHSRVAEIYPSGYHSVRIVGWGESLNYNYPPTKYWIVANSWGSDWGENGFFKIQKGIDECEIESYVLGIWPKTVPTN from the exons ATGTCACGAGACTCTAGTTTAACACTCAAGGCAAGTCTCCTTATCCTCGGATCGTTATCGATTGCACATGCAATGCCAGATTATTCGGGACTACCCCCGGGGCCTTACTGCGCGGGACGATACGCCACCGGGAGATGCTGTGCGGGAAGACAAGACGATTGCAGTGCTCCTATTTTGAGTACAACCTGCTACTGCGATGATTTCTGTAACAGAACAAGGGAAGAGGACTGCTGCCCTGATTACTGGTCCCATTGTAAACTAATTACCCTCCCCACCATTGATCCACCGATCAGCGAAATAAGAC AATGTTTCTACGAGGGAAAATATTACAGACATGGTGACACTTTCAAATCCAATTGCAATACGTG CAAGTGTTCGTCGTTAGGTATTGCTGCAAAAGTTCTCTGCGAAGAAAACAGATGTCTAATAGACGTGGATTTGTTGGAAGAGTTGGCGAATCAGAGGGACTTGGGCTGGAGGCCAGGAAATTATTCGGAATTCTGGGGTCGAACTCTCCTCCAGGGAATCGAATTGCGATTGGGAACGTTGAATCCTTCCAGATCG GTCTCCAAGATGCACCCAGTGAAGAGACACTACAACCCGGACGCCCTTCCACGAGAATTCGATGCGAGACTGACATGGCCAAGAGATATATCCAGTGTCAAGGATCAAGGATGGTGCGGAGCCTCGTGGGCTGTTTCTACTGCTCAGGTTGCGTCAGACAGATTCGCATTGATGAGCAAAGGCGCCGAGGCGGTTTATCTCAGTGCacagaatttaatttcatgtaATAATAGGGGCCAGCAGGGATGCAGTGGGGGATACCTAGACCGTGCGTGGTTCTACATGAGGAAATTCGG GGTGGTTGATGAGGGGTGTTACCGATGGTCTGGCATAAACGACAAATGCAAAATCCGGAAACGAACAAATCTAAAAGCAGCGGGTTGCCGACGCCCCCCTAATCCTTTAAGGACCGAATTATACAAAGTTGGTCCTGCATATCGTCTTGGAAACGAGACGGACATAATGCAGGAAATTATCATATCGGGACCAGTCCAAG CTACTATGAGAGTCCACCAGGACTTCTTCACATATCAGACAGGAATATACCGACACTCGAGAGTCGCCGAAATTTACCCCTCTGGCTACCACTCTGTGCGAATAGTGGGATGGGGAGAGTCCCTGAATTACAATTATCCACCAACCAAATATTGG ATTGTCGCCAACTCTTGGGGCTCCGACTGGGGTGAAAATGGtttcttcaaaattcaaaaagGAATAGACGAGTGTGAAATCGAGTCTTACGTGTTAGGAATTTGGCCAAAAACTGTTCCAACTAATTAA
- the LOC135169192 gene encoding large ribosomal subunit protein eL15 → MGAYKYMQELYRKKQSDVLRFLLRVRCWQYRQLTKLHRAPRPSRPDKARRLGYKAKQGFVIFRIRVRRGGRKRPVPKGATYGKPKSHGVNQLKPTRKLQSVAEERVGRRCGGLRVLNSYWVAQDSSYKYFEVILVDPAHKAIRNDPKVNWICNAVHKHRELRGKTSSGRSSRGLGKGHRFSQTIGGSRKAAWLRRNSLSLRRKR, encoded by the exons ATGGGTGCATACAAGTACATGCAAGAGTTATATCGCAAGAAGCAGAGCGATGTCCTCCGTTTCTTGCTTCGTGTCAGGTGCTGGCAGTATCGCCAGTTGACGAAACTTCATCGGGCACCCAGGCCCTCACGTCCTGATAAGGCACGTCGTCTAGGATACAAAGCTAAACAAG GCTTTGTTATATTCAGAATCCGTGTACGTCGTGGTGGACGCAAACGCCCAGTCCCCAAGGGTGCCACCTATGGTAAACCCAAGAGCCATGGTGTCAATCAGCTGAAGCCAACCAGGAAGCTACAATCCGTTGCTGAg GAACGTGTTGGAAGACGTTGCGGTGGTCTCAGAGTCCTGAACAGTtactgggtagcccaggattCGTCCTACAAATACTTCGAGGTCATCTTGGTCGATCCTGCCCACAAG GCTATTCGTAATGATCCAAAAGTAAACTGGATCTGTAATGCAGTACACAAACACCGTGAACTCCGTGGAAAAACATCATCTGGAAGGAGTTCACGTGGATTGGGCAAGGGACACCGATTCTCACAGACAATTGGTGGTTCACGCAAGGCCGCCTGGCTCAGAAGGAATTCCCTGTCActccgaagaaaacgataa
- the LOC135169194 gene encoding actin-related protein 2/3 complex subunit 3, translating to MPAYHSSFVKGNKCMGNLALLPLRTSFRGPAPACPPETEQDIIDEALYFFRANVFFRTYEIKSEADRVLIYITLYITECLKKLQKCANQNQALNEMYSLAISKFDIPGDPGFPLNSVYAKPSSRAEADQMRQYLQQIRQETAARLVERVYSDNGKPSKWWLCFAKKKFMDKSLSGPGQ from the exons ATGCCG GCGTATCACTCGAGTTTTGTCAAGGGCAATAAGTGCATGGGAAATTTGGCCCTTCTGCCTCTGAGGACAAGTTTCCGAGGACCAGCACCTGCTTGTCCCCCAGAAACTGAACAAGATATTATTGATGAGGCATTGTATTTCTTCAGGGCTAACGTATTCTTCAGGACTTATGAAATTAAG agtGAAGCTGATAGGGTATTGATCTACATAACTCTCTATATCACCGAGTGTTTAAAGAAACTACAGAAATGTGCAAATCAGAATCAAGCCCTTAACGAAATGTATTCCCTTGCCATTTCGAAATTTGATATTCCAGGGGATCCAGGATTTCCCCTGAATTCTGTTTATGCCAAGCCAAGTAGTCGTGCTGAAGCAG aTCAAATGAGACAGTATCTCCAACAAATAAGACAAGAGACTGCGGCTCGTCTCGTAGAGAGAGTGTACAGTGACAACGGAAAGCCCAGCAAATGGTGGTTGTGCTTCGCCAAGAAGAAGTTCATGGATAAGTCTCTCTCTGGTCCAGGGCAATGA